From the Manihot esculenta cultivar AM560-2 chromosome 3, M.esculenta_v8, whole genome shotgun sequence genome, one window contains:
- the LOC110611199 gene encoding NAC domain-containing protein 92 isoform X1 yields the protein MQKHTGEKGKKEKVMEGDAKEETLPPGFRFHPTDEELITYYLVNKISDANFTGRAVADVDLNKCEPWDLPGKAKMGEKEWYFFSLRDRKYPTGVRTNRATNTGYWKTTGKDKEIFNSVTSELVGMKKTLVFYRGRAPRGEKTNWVMHEYRIHSKSGFRTSKQDEWVVCRVFQKSAGAKKYPSNQSRAVNPYSLEMGSSVVPSQMMQAPENYQFPVGRNYMNQAELAELTRAFRAGGSSSVNLPVQSQMNYPLGVGGGCFTISGLNINLGGAPTQPVYRPMQPPQVMNQQDVSSSMMTSSAFAAEGGYVAEINNPNGASNRFMGVDHCMDFDNYWPSY from the exons A TGCAGAAGCATACGGGTGagaaaggaaagaaggagaaagTCATGGAAGGAGATGCAAAGGAGGAAACTTTGCCTCCAGGGTTTCGATTTCACCCTACAGATGAAGAACTCATCACGTACTATCTCGTGAACAAGATCTCAGATGCTAATTTCACAGGGAGAGCTGTTGCTGATGTTGATCTCAACAAGTGCGAGCCTTGGGATCTTCCAg GGAAGgcaaaaatgggagaaaaagagTGGTACTTCTTCAGCCTTCGAGATAGAAAATACCCAACTGGTGTGAGAACAAATCGAGCTACAAATACGGGTTATTGGAAGACAACGGGAAAAGATAAGGAGATTTTCAACAGTGTCACGTCAGAATTAGTTGGGATGAAGAAGACATTGGTTTTCTACAGAGGGAGAGCCCCCAGAGGAGAGAAAACCAACTGGGTCATGCATGAATATCGCATCCACTCCAAATCTGGATTCAGAACTAGCAAG CAGGACGAATGGGTAGTTTGCCGTGTCTTCCAGAAAAGTGCAGGCGCTAAAAAGTACCCTTCAAACCAATCCAGAGCTGTGAATCCCTACAGCCTTGAGATGGGAAGCAGCGTTGTACCCTCACAAATGATGCAGGCTCCAGAGAACTATCAGTTTCCCGTCGGAAGAAATTACATGAATCAAGCAGAGCTGGCAGAGCTCACCAGGGCTTTCAGAGCCGGTGGATCAAGTAGTGTAAATCTACCAGTTCAATCTCAAATGAACTACCCACTTGGAGTTGGAGGAGGGTGCTTCACCATTTCAGGGTTGAACATTAACCTTGGGGGAGCGCCAACACAGCCCGTTTATAGGCCGATGCAGCCTCCTCAAGTGATGAACCAACAAGATGTCTCTTCTTCCATGATGACTAGTTCTGCGTTCGCTGCAGAGGGTGGGTATGTTGCAGAAATCAATAACCCAAATGGGGCAAGCAACAGATTTATGGGCGTAGACCATTGCATGGATTTTGATAACTACTGGCCTTCTTACTGA
- the LOC110612264 gene encoding RNA-binding KH domain-containing protein PEPPER, whose translation MSSPPTAPVNSGPQELDELGAPQSDGAQLQQLQPQTQPKWPGWPGDNVFRLIVPVVKVGSIIGRKGELIKKMCDETRARIRILEGPLGIPDRVVLISGKEEPEAALSPAMDAVLRVFKRVSGLSDGEADSMGAAVAGAAFCSIRLLVASSQAINLIGKQGSTIKSIQENTGSVVRVLAEEEAPSYVTSEERIVEIHGEALKVLKALEAVIAHLRKFLVDHSVVPVFEKTYNATISQEHTADSRADKPQLSLHSAPAPQIGIGSDYSLSLKRDPSIYDRETLFEPKIPQSGLSLYGQDSALGGLRSSGLSRAAAPMVTQMTQTMQVPLSYAEDIIGVGGSNIAYIRRTSGAILTIKESRVLPDEITVEIKGSTSQVQMAQQLIQEFISNRKEPTPSMYGKMDAGFSSYSQVADTSYPSSSFASHLGGYGSSSSLGGYGSPTGGGYSSYRY comes from the exons ATGTCCTCGCCGCCTACTGCTCCCGTCAACTCTGGCCCGCAGGAACTCGACGAGTTAGGCGCACCACAATCAGATGGAGCGCAGCTCCAGCAATTACAACCTCAAACACAGCCAAAGTGGCCAGGTTGGCCCGGAGACAACGTGTTCAGGCTCATTGTGCCTGTGGTCAAAGTAGGAAGCATCATTGGGCGTAAGGGAGAGCTCATCAAGAAGATGTGCGATGAAACCCGTGCTCGCATTCGCATTCTCGAAGGCCCCCTCGGCATCCCTGATCGCGTT GTTTTGATATCTGGAAAAGAAGAACCAGAAGCAGCATTGTCCCCTGCGATGGATGCAGTTCTAAGAGTGTTCAAACGTGTTAGTGGTCTATCTGATGGTGAGGCTGACAGTATGGGTGCAGCTGTTGCTGGCGCTGCATTTTGCTCCATACGTTTACTGGTTGCTTCTTCACAGGCGATTAACTTAATTGGGAAACAGGGATCTACAATCAAATCAATACAGGAAAATACCGGTTCTGTTGTACGTGTTTTAGCAGAAG AGGAAGCGCCTTCATATGTTACTTCAGAAGAAAGAATTGTCGAAATACATGGTGAAGCTCTAAAGGTTTTAAAAGCATTAGAAGCAGTAATAGCACACCTGAGAAAGTTCTTGGTTGATCATAGTGTCGTCCCTGTATTTGAGAAAACG TACAATGCAACAATTTCCCAGGAACACACTGCTGATTCCAGGGCTGACAAACCTCAGCTCTCACTCCATTCAGCTCCTGCTCCTCAGATTGGGATCGGTTCTGATTATTCCCTGTCCTTGAAGAGGGATCCTTCAATATATGATCGTGAAACCCTTTTTGAACCAAAAATCCCTCAATCTGGACTGTCACTTTATGGCCAGGATTCGGCACTTGGCGGATTACGCTCATCAGGACTCAGTCGTGCTGCTGCTCCTATGGTTACCCAG atgACACAAACAATGCAAGTACCTCTTTCGTATGCTGAGGACATCATTGGGGTTGGTGGATCAAATATTGCTTACATTCGTCGTACTAGTGGAGCTATTCTTACAATAAAAGAGAGTAGAGTTTTGCCTGATGAGATTACTGTGGAAATTAAAGGCAGCACTTCTCAGGTTCAGATGGCTCAACAGCTTATTCAG GAGTTCATTAGCAATCGGAAGGAACCGACACCAAGTATGTATGGGAAGATGGACGCAGGATTCAGTTCGTATTCGCAAGTAGCGGACACCAGCTACCCTTCATCTTCTTTTGCCTCACATTTAGGAGGGTATGGATCTTCTTCAAGCTTAGGAGGTTATGGATCCCCCACTGGGGGAGGTTATAGCAGCTACAGATATTGA
- the LOC110611199 gene encoding NAC domain-containing protein 92 isoform X2: MQKHTGEKGKKEKVMEGDAKEETLPPGFRFHPTDEELITYYLVNKISDANFTGRAVADVDLNKCEPWDLPGKAKMGEKEWYFFSLRDRKYPTGVRTNRATNTGYWKTTGKDKEIFNSVTSELVGMKKTLVFYRGRAPRGEKTNWVMHEYRIHSKSGFRTSKQDEWVVCRVFQKSAGAKKYPSNQSRAVNPYSLEMGSSVVPSQMMQAPENYQFPVGRNYMNQAELAELTRAFRAGGSSSVNLPVQSQMNYPLGVGGGCFTISGLNINLGGAPTQPVYRPMQPPQVMNQQDVSSSMMTSSAFAAEGGYVAEINNPNGASNRFMGVDHCMDFDNYWPSY; this comes from the exons ATGCAA AAGCATACGGGTGagaaaggaaagaaggagaaagTCATGGAAGGAGATGCAAAGGAGGAAACTTTGCCTCCAGGGTTTCGATTTCACCCTACAGATGAAGAACTCATCACGTACTATCTCGTGAACAAGATCTCAGATGCTAATTTCACAGGGAGAGCTGTTGCTGATGTTGATCTCAACAAGTGCGAGCCTTGGGATCTTCCAg GGAAGgcaaaaatgggagaaaaagagTGGTACTTCTTCAGCCTTCGAGATAGAAAATACCCAACTGGTGTGAGAACAAATCGAGCTACAAATACGGGTTATTGGAAGACAACGGGAAAAGATAAGGAGATTTTCAACAGTGTCACGTCAGAATTAGTTGGGATGAAGAAGACATTGGTTTTCTACAGAGGGAGAGCCCCCAGAGGAGAGAAAACCAACTGGGTCATGCATGAATATCGCATCCACTCCAAATCTGGATTCAGAACTAGCAAG CAGGACGAATGGGTAGTTTGCCGTGTCTTCCAGAAAAGTGCAGGCGCTAAAAAGTACCCTTCAAACCAATCCAGAGCTGTGAATCCCTACAGCCTTGAGATGGGAAGCAGCGTTGTACCCTCACAAATGATGCAGGCTCCAGAGAACTATCAGTTTCCCGTCGGAAGAAATTACATGAATCAAGCAGAGCTGGCAGAGCTCACCAGGGCTTTCAGAGCCGGTGGATCAAGTAGTGTAAATCTACCAGTTCAATCTCAAATGAACTACCCACTTGGAGTTGGAGGAGGGTGCTTCACCATTTCAGGGTTGAACATTAACCTTGGGGGAGCGCCAACACAGCCCGTTTATAGGCCGATGCAGCCTCCTCAAGTGATGAACCAACAAGATGTCTCTTCTTCCATGATGACTAGTTCTGCGTTCGCTGCAGAGGGTGGGTATGTTGCAGAAATCAATAACCCAAATGGGGCAAGCAACAGATTTATGGGCGTAGACCATTGCATGGATTTTGATAACTACTGGCCTTCTTACTGA
- the LOC110611199 gene encoding NAC domain-containing protein 92 isoform X4, producing the protein MKHTGEKGKKEKVMEGDAKEETLPPGFRFHPTDEELITYYLVNKISDANFTGRAVADVDLNKCEPWDLPGKAKMGEKEWYFFSLRDRKYPTGVRTNRATNTGYWKTTGKDKEIFNSVTSELVGMKKTLVFYRGRAPRGEKTNWVMHEYRIHSKSGFRTSKQDEWVVCRVFQKSAGAKKYPSNQSRAVNPYSLEMGSSVVPSQMMQAPENYQFPVGRNYMNQAELAELTRAFRAGGSSSVNLPVQSQMNYPLGVGGGCFTISGLNINLGGAPTQPVYRPMQPPQVMNQQDVSSSMMTSSAFAAEGGYVAEINNPNGASNRFMGVDHCMDFDNYWPSY; encoded by the exons ATG AAGCATACGGGTGagaaaggaaagaaggagaaagTCATGGAAGGAGATGCAAAGGAGGAAACTTTGCCTCCAGGGTTTCGATTTCACCCTACAGATGAAGAACTCATCACGTACTATCTCGTGAACAAGATCTCAGATGCTAATTTCACAGGGAGAGCTGTTGCTGATGTTGATCTCAACAAGTGCGAGCCTTGGGATCTTCCAg GGAAGgcaaaaatgggagaaaaagagTGGTACTTCTTCAGCCTTCGAGATAGAAAATACCCAACTGGTGTGAGAACAAATCGAGCTACAAATACGGGTTATTGGAAGACAACGGGAAAAGATAAGGAGATTTTCAACAGTGTCACGTCAGAATTAGTTGGGATGAAGAAGACATTGGTTTTCTACAGAGGGAGAGCCCCCAGAGGAGAGAAAACCAACTGGGTCATGCATGAATATCGCATCCACTCCAAATCTGGATTCAGAACTAGCAAG CAGGACGAATGGGTAGTTTGCCGTGTCTTCCAGAAAAGTGCAGGCGCTAAAAAGTACCCTTCAAACCAATCCAGAGCTGTGAATCCCTACAGCCTTGAGATGGGAAGCAGCGTTGTACCCTCACAAATGATGCAGGCTCCAGAGAACTATCAGTTTCCCGTCGGAAGAAATTACATGAATCAAGCAGAGCTGGCAGAGCTCACCAGGGCTTTCAGAGCCGGTGGATCAAGTAGTGTAAATCTACCAGTTCAATCTCAAATGAACTACCCACTTGGAGTTGGAGGAGGGTGCTTCACCATTTCAGGGTTGAACATTAACCTTGGGGGAGCGCCAACACAGCCCGTTTATAGGCCGATGCAGCCTCCTCAAGTGATGAACCAACAAGATGTCTCTTCTTCCATGATGACTAGTTCTGCGTTCGCTGCAGAGGGTGGGTATGTTGCAGAAATCAATAACCCAAATGGGGCAAGCAACAGATTTATGGGCGTAGACCATTGCATGGATTTTGATAACTACTGGCCTTCTTACTGA
- the LOC110611199 gene encoding NAC domain-containing protein 92 isoform X3, protein MQKHTGEKGKKEKVMEGDAKEETLPPGFRFHPTDEELITYYLVNKISDANFTGRAVADVDLNKCEPWDLPGKAKMGEKEWYFFSLRDRKYPTGVRTNRATNTGYWKTTGKDKEIFNSVTSELVGMKKTLVFYRGRAPRGEKTNWVMHEYRIHSKSGFRTSKDEWVVCRVFQKSAGAKKYPSNQSRAVNPYSLEMGSSVVPSQMMQAPENYQFPVGRNYMNQAELAELTRAFRAGGSSSVNLPVQSQMNYPLGVGGGCFTISGLNINLGGAPTQPVYRPMQPPQVMNQQDVSSSMMTSSAFAAEGGYVAEINNPNGASNRFMGVDHCMDFDNYWPSY, encoded by the exons A TGCAGAAGCATACGGGTGagaaaggaaagaaggagaaagTCATGGAAGGAGATGCAAAGGAGGAAACTTTGCCTCCAGGGTTTCGATTTCACCCTACAGATGAAGAACTCATCACGTACTATCTCGTGAACAAGATCTCAGATGCTAATTTCACAGGGAGAGCTGTTGCTGATGTTGATCTCAACAAGTGCGAGCCTTGGGATCTTCCAg GGAAGgcaaaaatgggagaaaaagagTGGTACTTCTTCAGCCTTCGAGATAGAAAATACCCAACTGGTGTGAGAACAAATCGAGCTACAAATACGGGTTATTGGAAGACAACGGGAAAAGATAAGGAGATTTTCAACAGTGTCACGTCAGAATTAGTTGGGATGAAGAAGACATTGGTTTTCTACAGAGGGAGAGCCCCCAGAGGAGAGAAAACCAACTGGGTCATGCATGAATATCGCATCCACTCCAAATCTGGATTCAGAACTAGCAAG GACGAATGGGTAGTTTGCCGTGTCTTCCAGAAAAGTGCAGGCGCTAAAAAGTACCCTTCAAACCAATCCAGAGCTGTGAATCCCTACAGCCTTGAGATGGGAAGCAGCGTTGTACCCTCACAAATGATGCAGGCTCCAGAGAACTATCAGTTTCCCGTCGGAAGAAATTACATGAATCAAGCAGAGCTGGCAGAGCTCACCAGGGCTTTCAGAGCCGGTGGATCAAGTAGTGTAAATCTACCAGTTCAATCTCAAATGAACTACCCACTTGGAGTTGGAGGAGGGTGCTTCACCATTTCAGGGTTGAACATTAACCTTGGGGGAGCGCCAACACAGCCCGTTTATAGGCCGATGCAGCCTCCTCAAGTGATGAACCAACAAGATGTCTCTTCTTCCATGATGACTAGTTCTGCGTTCGCTGCAGAGGGTGGGTATGTTGCAGAAATCAATAACCCAAATGGGGCAAGCAACAGATTTATGGGCGTAGACCATTGCATGGATTTTGATAACTACTGGCCTTCTTACTGA
- the LOC110611199 gene encoding NAC domain-containing protein 92 isoform X5, whose protein sequence is MEGDAKEETLPPGFRFHPTDEELITYYLVNKISDANFTGRAVADVDLNKCEPWDLPGKAKMGEKEWYFFSLRDRKYPTGVRTNRATNTGYWKTTGKDKEIFNSVTSELVGMKKTLVFYRGRAPRGEKTNWVMHEYRIHSKSGFRTSKQDEWVVCRVFQKSAGAKKYPSNQSRAVNPYSLEMGSSVVPSQMMQAPENYQFPVGRNYMNQAELAELTRAFRAGGSSSVNLPVQSQMNYPLGVGGGCFTISGLNINLGGAPTQPVYRPMQPPQVMNQQDVSSSMMTSSAFAAEGGYVAEINNPNGASNRFMGVDHCMDFDNYWPSY, encoded by the exons ATGGAAGGAGATGCAAAGGAGGAAACTTTGCCTCCAGGGTTTCGATTTCACCCTACAGATGAAGAACTCATCACGTACTATCTCGTGAACAAGATCTCAGATGCTAATTTCACAGGGAGAGCTGTTGCTGATGTTGATCTCAACAAGTGCGAGCCTTGGGATCTTCCAg GGAAGgcaaaaatgggagaaaaagagTGGTACTTCTTCAGCCTTCGAGATAGAAAATACCCAACTGGTGTGAGAACAAATCGAGCTACAAATACGGGTTATTGGAAGACAACGGGAAAAGATAAGGAGATTTTCAACAGTGTCACGTCAGAATTAGTTGGGATGAAGAAGACATTGGTTTTCTACAGAGGGAGAGCCCCCAGAGGAGAGAAAACCAACTGGGTCATGCATGAATATCGCATCCACTCCAAATCTGGATTCAGAACTAGCAAG CAGGACGAATGGGTAGTTTGCCGTGTCTTCCAGAAAAGTGCAGGCGCTAAAAAGTACCCTTCAAACCAATCCAGAGCTGTGAATCCCTACAGCCTTGAGATGGGAAGCAGCGTTGTACCCTCACAAATGATGCAGGCTCCAGAGAACTATCAGTTTCCCGTCGGAAGAAATTACATGAATCAAGCAGAGCTGGCAGAGCTCACCAGGGCTTTCAGAGCCGGTGGATCAAGTAGTGTAAATCTACCAGTTCAATCTCAAATGAACTACCCACTTGGAGTTGGAGGAGGGTGCTTCACCATTTCAGGGTTGAACATTAACCTTGGGGGAGCGCCAACACAGCCCGTTTATAGGCCGATGCAGCCTCCTCAAGTGATGAACCAACAAGATGTCTCTTCTTCCATGATGACTAGTTCTGCGTTCGCTGCAGAGGGTGGGTATGTTGCAGAAATCAATAACCCAAATGGGGCAAGCAACAGATTTATGGGCGTAGACCATTGCATGGATTTTGATAACTACTGGCCTTCTTACTGA
- the LOC110612317 gene encoding uncharacterized protein LOC110612317 — MAPRKRKAEGQDEALKHASARVTRSSTRLANANSNSSVPMADLPIRKRQRAAGKKKLKTEGKNESETNVEAKEEEITDDVTKKTIVIEHCKQCSSFKTRATQVKNGLERVVPGIIVLLNPDKPRRGCFEIREEGGEKFISLLDMNRPFKPMKELDMDKVISDIIEKIK; from the exons ATGGCGCCTAGGAAGCGAAAGGCCGAGGGACAAGATGAGGCGCTCAAGCACGCGTCCGCCAGGGTCACTCGGAGCTCCACTCGCCTAGCCAATGCCAACTCCAACTCTTCTGTGCCGATGGCTGATTTACCCATTAGGAAAAGGCAGAGAGCAGCTGGAAAGAAGAAGTTGAAAACTGAAGGGAAAAATGAGTCTGAGACCAACGTCGAGGCTAAGGAGGAGGAGATTACTGATGATGTCACTAAGAAGACCATTGTGATTGAACACTG CAAACAGTGCTCATCATTTAAGACAAGAGCTACACAGGTGAAAAATGGTCTAGAGAGAGTTGTTCCTGGTATCATTGTACTACTTAACCCTGACAAG CCTAGAAGGGGTTGCTTTGAAATACGGGAGGAAGGTGGGGAGAAGTTCATTAGTCTTCTG GACATGAATCGACCATTCAAACCAATGAAGGAACTTGATATGGACAAAGTCATCTCAGATATAATTGAGAAGATCAAATGA
- the LOC110610887 gene encoding flowering-promoting factor 1-like protein 2, whose amino-acid sequence MSVWVFNSNGVITTQNASKRKALVHLPTGQVVSSYSSLEQILRELGWERYYEGESDLYQFHKHSSIDLISLPRDFSRFSSVYMYDIVIKNPNIFHVRDV is encoded by the coding sequence aTGTCGGTCTGGGTATTCAATTCTAATGGCGTAATAACAACCCAGAATGCTTCAAAGAGAAAGGCTTTGGTGCACTTGCCAACGGGGCAAGTGGTGTCTTCGTATTCTTCTCTGGAGCAAATACTGAGAGAATTAGGGTGGGAAAGGTACTATGAGGGTGAGTCAGATCTTTACCAATTCCATAAACACTCTTCCATTGACCTAATCTCTCTGCCAAGGGATTTCTCCAGGTTCTCCTCTGTTTACATGTACGATATAGTGATTAAGAACCCTAATATCTTCCATGTCCGCGATGTATAG
- the LOC110610963 gene encoding replication protein A 32 kDa subunit A, with product MFSSSQFDVTSAFSGGGFMSSQSTQLPDSAPSPAKSRDSQGLVPVTVKQISQASQSGDEKSNFVIDGVDVTNVTVVGMVFDKAEKVTDVGFTVDDGTGRIGCRRWMNENFDSAEMQIIQDGMYVRINGHLRSFQGVRQLLAFSVRPVTNFDEVTFHFIDCIHTHLQNSKLQLKLQGVASNQAQMVESSVTTPVRSGSNGNQTSTSIQISKQFSVDGLKDCDQLVLEYLQQSSSMGQEKGTHMDEICQQLKLPMEKIKGSIRSLEDEGLIYSTIDEFHYKST from the exons ATGTTTTCCAGCAGCCAATTCGATGTAACTTCCGCCTTCTCCGGCGGCGGATTCATGTCCTCCCAGTCAACTCAGCTCCCCGATTCGGCTCCATCTCCTGCAAAA AGTCGCGATTCTCAGGGTTTGGTTCCGGTGACAGTGAAGCAGATAAGTCAAGCTTCTCAATCTGGTGATGAAAAGTCAAACTTTGTTATCGATGGCGTGGATGTTACCAAT GTTACGGTGGTCGGGATGGTGTTTGATAAGGCTGAAAAGGTTACCGATGTTGGCTTCACTGTAGATGATGGAACGGGCCGAATTGGTTGTAGAAGATG GATGAATGAGAATTTTGATAGCGCCGAAATGCAGATAATACA AGATGGGATGTATGTTCGAATTAATGGGCACTTGAGAAGTTTCCAAGGTGTAAggcaattacttgctttctctGTGAG GCCTGTAACAAACTTTGATGAGGTTACTTTCCATTTCATTGACTGCATACATACCCATTTGCAGAATTCCAAATTGCAG TTGAAGCTGCAAGGGGTTGCTTCAaatcaggctcagatggtagaATCATCTGTGACCACACCTGTGCGCAGTGGATCAAATGGAAATCAGACATCAACATCTATCCAA ATCTCCAAGCAATTTAGTGTAGATGGACTAAAGGATTGTGATCAGCTGGTCCTTGAATATTTGCAACAATCTTCAAGCAT GGGACAGGAAAAAGGCACACACATGGATGAAATTTGCCAGCAGCTGAAACTTCCTATGGAGAAGATAAA GGGATCCATTAGATCGCTTGAAGATGAAGGCCTGATTTACTCAACAATTGATGAATTTCACTACAAATCAACCTGA
- the LOC110611442 gene encoding paramyosin, with protein MATSKLLIFSLFFALVFSAVRPDVSVEADAQVLESDAGDSSALKIELDQLKSKVHDLESRVDEKTQELKVKDDLIAQKEKIIQEKSDSIVSLQSEISSLLKKKSLDTAEQVGKAHARADELEKQVDKLKKELETQNRQNDALEAKSSEAQKQISELKLKLEKLQKVSDEQKSKLRKTERALKVAEEEMMRAKFEATSKTQELTEVHGAWLPPWLTVQLVRCQSLLQTHWNEHGKPAMELVIQKALEKKAHAEKWAKPHMETIKTKWIPAVNEQWLLMTTQVEPYMQSLIAKTFEAYEASKTTLAPHVIKVKEFVDPYFQEAKKFSKPYVDQVATMTKPHVDKVRMVLKPYTKQAVHASQKFLESATTYHHQVQGTVQETLNKHELTRPLATKEFIWFTASALLAIPIIIFSRTCSAIFCKKAKRRTRNANTSHSRRKAKRGHPDK; from the exons ATGGCGACCTCAAAACTCCtgattttttctctctttttcgcCCTAGTTTTCTCTGCCGTTAGGCCGGATGTTTCAGTTGAAGCCGACGCTCAAGTCCTTGAATCAGATGCCGGTGATTCCTCCGCTTTGAAGATTGAACTTGACCAACTCAAGTCTAAAGTCCATGACCTTG AATCCCGTGTTGATGAGAAAACTCAAGAATTGAAGGTCAAAGATGATTTAATAGCGCAGAAGGAGAAAATCATTCAAGAAAAGTCAGATAGTATTGTGTCCTTGCAGAGTGAAATATCTTCTCTTCTG AAAAAGAAGAGTTTGGACACTGCAGAGCAGGTGGGAAAGGCTCATGCACGGGCAGATGAACTGGAGAAGCAG GTCGACAAACTTAAAAAGGAACTGGAAACACAGAATAGGCAGAATGATGCCCTTGAAGCAAAATCCAGTGAAGCTCAAAAGCAGATAAGtgaattaaagttaaaattagaGAAA CTTCAAAAAGTTAGTGATGAACAAAAGAGCAAACTCCGCAAGACAGAGCGTGCTCTTAAAGTTGCTGAG GAAGAAATGATGAGGGCAAAGTTTGAAGCTACTTCCAAAACTCAGGAGTTAACAGAA GTTCATGGTGCATGGCTTCCGCCTTGGCTCACTGTACAATTAGTCCGTTGTCAG TCTTTGCTCCAGACACATTGGAATGAGCATGGAAAGCCTGCCATGGAATTGGTGATTCAGAAG GCCCTGGAGAAAAAAGCTCATGCTGAAAAGTGGGCCAAACCTCACATGGAAACAATTAAAACT AAATGGATCCCAGCTGTGAACGAGCAATGGTTGCTGATGACAACTCAAGTTGAACCATATATGCAGTCACTGATTGCAAAAACTTTTGAAGCCTATGAGGCCTCAAAGACTACATTAGCTCCACACGTCATTAAAGTGAAAGAATTTGTTGATCCGTACTTTCAG GAAGCTAAAAAGTTCAGTAAGCCCTATGTTGATCAGGTTGCCACTATGACAAAACCCCATGTTGATAAGGTTAGGATGGTTTTGAAGCCCTACACAAAGCAGGCGGTTCACGCAAGTCAGAAATTTTTAGAGTCTGCAACCACATACCATCATCAG GTGCAAGGCACTGTGCAAGAAACCCTAAATAAGCATGAGCTGACAAGACCTCTTGCGACTAAGGAGTTCATCTGGTTTACG GCATCTGCCTTGTTGGCGATACCCATCATCATTTTCTCCAGAACTTGTTCAGCTATTTTCTG CAAAAAGGCAAAGAGACGCACTCGAAATGCTAACACCAGCCACTCTCGTCGTAAGGCCAAGCGGGGCCATCCAGACAAGTAG